From a single Poseidonibacter antarcticus genomic region:
- a CDS encoding extracellular solute-binding protein: protein MFKKLLLSVAVLSSSLLANDVVNVYSSRHYDTDKIIHKMFEEKTGIKVKVIQDKADALIKRMQSEGKNSPADVFITVDAARIQRVKENNLFQSIESEYLTKNIDSKLRDKDNEWFALTKRARVIAVRRDSPLANGIKTYEELADPKYKNQIMVRSSSNVYNQSLMAAMIAHHGVEYATKWAKGIVANMARAPKGSDRDQAKAVAAGLGSTAIMNTYYFGKLAVSNESDKEVVSKLKVIFPKFENGGTHVNISAAGVTKTSKNKENAIKYIEFLLSKEAQEVYSKGNFEYPILKEAQTAPLVAAWGKVQDDSVTINDLGKYNKDAVKALDVAGWK from the coding sequence ATGTTCAAGAAACTATTATTAAGTGTAGCTGTATTATCAAGCTCATTATTAGCTAATGATGTAGTAAATGTTTATTCAAGTAGACATTATGATACAGATAAAATAATTCATAAAATGTTTGAAGAAAAAACAGGAATTAAAGTAAAAGTAATTCAAGATAAAGCTGATGCTTTAATCAAAAGAATGCAAAGTGAAGGTAAAAATTCTCCTGCTGATGTTTTTATCACAGTTGATGCAGCTAGAATTCAAAGAGTAAAAGAAAACAATTTATTCCAATCTATTGAGTCTGAATATTTAACAAAAAATATTGATAGTAAATTAAGAGATAAAGACAACGAATGGTTCGCACTTACAAAAAGAGCTAGAGTTATTGCAGTTAGAAGAGATAGTCCTCTTGCAAATGGTATTAAAACTTATGAAGAATTAGCAGATCCTAAATATAAAAACCAAATTATGGTTAGATCTTCAAGTAATGTTTATAACCAATCTTTAATGGCAGCTATGATTGCACATCATGGTGTTGAATATGCTACAAAATGGGCTAAAGGTATTGTTGCAAATATGGCAAGAGCTCCAAAAGGTAGTGATAGAGATCAAGCAAAAGCAGTAGCTGCTGGTCTTGGTTCAACAGCTATTATGAATACATATTATTTTGGTAAATTAGCTGTTAGTAATGAGTCTGATAAAGAAGTTGTTTCAAAACTAAAAGTTATTTTCCCAAAATTTGAAAATGGTGGAACTCATGTAAATATTAGTGCAGCTGGTGTTACTAAAACTTCTAAAAATAAAGAAAATGCAATTAAATATATTGAGTTTTTATTATCTAAAGAAGCACAAGAAGTTTACTCAAAAGGAAACTTTGAGTACCCAATCTTAAAAGAAGCACAAACTGCTCCTTTAGTTGCAGCTTGGGGTAAAGTTCAAGATGATAGTGTTACTATAAATGACCTTGGTAAATACAATAAAGATGCTGTAAAAGCTCTTGATGTTGCTGGATGGAAGTAA
- a CDS encoding ABC transporter permease, protein MKNKLSFLKISSVFITLLISIPMITIFVYLFISNTDNWQHIKDTVLFEYIYNTLFVMIGVGVLTTLIGFTTAYLTSFYTFSFSKFFDYGLILPFAFPTYIIAFMYNGMFGITGNITTWVLNLMDKNLSEVVFFDIQSVQGAILVISLVLYPYVYLVCRTYLNFESASIIDAAKTFNLSSWKILKKVVLPISRPAIIAGATLAMMEATADFGVMQYFGVNTFVTGIFKVWEGMGSIEDASKLASMLMTFLFILIILEKFQRRNKVYKSSGKDFRPIVKTKLTGSSNFFASFICFIPVFFGFILPFIQLSVWFIQSYKTVIDDEFIDLLVKTVQLGLMSATAITIIALLIVYNARLNKDKTSSSLTQIVKLGYSIPGAVVAIGILSFFGILNTYVFEVLSLDFIISGTVIAVLFGYIVRFMAVSINNFESGFNRIPQSYDDAAQISGIGKFKTFVKVFIPLLKSSAAASFIIVFIEVVKELPLTMVLRPFDYNTLAIRAFELNEQSQTVESSVPSMFIVIIGIISVLLLIKNMKKAQDAKY, encoded by the coding sequence TTGAAAAATAAACTTTCATTTTTAAAAATAAGTAGTGTTTTTATAACACTACTTATTTCCATTCCTATGATTACAATATTTGTATACCTTTTTATCTCAAATACAGATAATTGGCAACATATAAAAGATACTGTTTTATTTGAGTATATTTATAATACTTTATTTGTAATGATAGGAGTTGGAGTTCTTACAACTCTTATTGGTTTTACTACTGCTTATTTAACTTCTTTTTATACTTTTTCTTTTTCAAAGTTTTTTGATTATGGACTTATTCTTCCTTTTGCTTTTCCTACTTATATTATCGCTTTTATGTACAATGGAATGTTTGGGATAACAGGTAATATCACAACTTGGGTTTTAAACTTAATGGATAAAAATTTAAGTGAAGTAGTATTTTTTGATATACAATCCGTACAAGGTGCTATTTTAGTAATATCTTTGGTTTTATATCCTTATGTTTATCTTGTATGTAGAACTTATCTAAACTTTGAATCTGCATCAATTATAGATGCTGCTAAGACTTTTAATCTTTCTTCTTGGAAGATTTTAAAAAAAGTAGTTTTACCAATTTCTAGACCTGCAATAATTGCAGGTGCAACATTAGCAATGATGGAAGCAACAGCAGATTTTGGTGTAATGCAATACTTTGGAGTAAATACATTTGTAACAGGAATATTTAAAGTTTGGGAAGGAATGGGAAGTATTGAAGATGCTTCAAAATTAGCAAGTATGCTAATGACTTTTCTTTTTATTTTAATTATTTTAGAAAAATTCCAAAGAAGAAACAAAGTATATAAAAGTTCAGGAAAAGATTTCCGACCAATTGTAAAAACAAAACTAACAGGTTCTAGTAACTTTTTTGCTTCTTTTATCTGTTTTATTCCAGTTTTCTTTGGTTTTATCTTACCTTTTATCCAATTAAGTGTTTGGTTTATACAATCTTATAAAACAGTTATTGATGATGAATTTATAGATTTATTAGTAAAAACTGTACAACTGGGTTTAATGTCTGCAACAGCTATAACTATTATAGCTTTATTAATAGTATATAACGCAAGATTAAACAAAGACAAAACTTCTTCATCATTAACTCAAATAGTTAAATTAGGTTATTCAATTCCTGGCGCTGTTGTAGCTATTGGAATATTGTCATTTTTTGGTATTTTAAATACTTATGTATTTGAAGTTTTATCTTTAGATTTTATAATATCAGGAACAGTTATAGCTGTACTTTTTGGATATATTGTAAGATTTATGGCTGTTAGTATTAATAACTTTGAATCTGGTTTCAATAGAATTCCTCAAAGTTATGATGATGCAGCACAAATATCTGGAATTGGAAAATTTAAAACATTTGTAAAAGTTTTTATTCCTTTACTAAAATCATCAGCTGCTGCTTCTTTTATAATCGTATTTATAGAAGTTGTAAAAGAGCTACCTCTTACTATGGTTTTAAGACCTTTTGATTACAATACTCTTGCTATTAGAGCATTTGAATTAAACGAACAATCTCAAACTGTAGAATCATCAGTTCCATCTATGTTTATAGTTATAATTGGAATTATCTCAGTTTTATTATTAATAAAAAATATGAAAAAGGCTCAAGATGCTAAGTATTAA
- a CDS encoding anthranilate synthase component II: MILMIDNYDSFTYNIVQYCLELGANLKVIRNDELSVEEIEKLNPEKIIISPGPATPNDAGVCLDVIKYFAGKKPIFGICLGHQSIAQVFGAEVIRAKNMMHGKTSKIKVLKDTVIFQGLPKEFIETRYHSLIVNKDNLPDVVIPTSVSLDDDEIMSLEIKDKQIYGVQFHPESIMSEYGYEMIDNFLKL, encoded by the coding sequence ATGATTTTAATGATTGATAACTATGATTCATTTACATATAATATTGTGCAGTATTGTTTAGAATTAGGTGCCAATTTAAAAGTAATAAGAAATGATGAATTAAGTGTTGAAGAGATAGAAAAACTTAATCCTGAAAAAATAATTATATCTCCAGGTCCTGCAACACCAAATGATGCTGGAGTTTGCTTAGATGTAATAAAATATTTTGCAGGTAAAAAACCAATATTTGGGATTTGCTTGGGTCACCAAAGTATTGCACAAGTGTTTGGAGCAGAAGTAATTCGAGCAAAAAATATGATGCATGGGAAAACATCAAAAATAAAAGTATTAAAAGATACAGTTATTTTTCAAGGTTTACCTAAAGAATTTATTGAAACAAGATATCATTCTTTAATTGTAAATAAAGATAACTTACCAGATGTTGTAATACCTACATCAGTTAGTCTTGATGATGATGAAATAATGTCATTAGAAATAAAAGATAAACAAATATATGGAGTACAGTTTCATCCTGAATCAATTATGAGTGAATATGGATATGAAATGATAGATAACTTCCTAAAATTATGA